In Clostridia bacterium, the genomic window TAGTACCCACGCAAATCACGCGCCGCCCCTCGGCCTTGGCACGATTGATGACGTCCGCCGCCACTTGGGGCACGTTGTAGTATTCGTTGTGCATTTTGTGTTCGAGTATATCGTCCTCTTTGACGGGACGGAACGTACCCAAGCCCACGTGCAACAGCACCTTGGCGATCTCCACGCCCATACCCTCTATCTTTTCGAGCAATTCGGGCGTAAAATGCAATCCCGCGGTCGGCGCGGCGGCCGAGCCGCGCTCACGGCTGTACACCGTTTGATAGCGGTCTTTATTCTCCAACTTCTCGGTGATATACGGGGGCAAGGGCATATTGCCCACGCGGTCCAATATATCCTCGAACACACCCTCGAACGCGAAGCGGACGATGCGTATCCCTTCCTCGCCGAAGCCCACCACCGTGGCCCTTAACTCGTCCGAGAACACGACTTCCACCCCCACCTTCAACTTCTTGGCGGGCTTAGCAATGCACTCCCAATCGGTATAATTCAGCCGTTTCAACAGCAGGCATTCCACGTTTCCCTCGCAGCCCGCGCGGTGTCCGTACAGCCTTGCCGGAATGACCTTGGTATCGTTCAGCACCAACACGTCCCCCGCCTTTAGGTACGCGGGCAGGTCGTAGAAGTGCCTATGCTCTATCTCGCCGCCCTCGCGGTGATACACCAGCATACGCGAACTATCCCGCGGTTCCACGGGATGCTGCGCGATCAATTCCTTGGGCAGGTCGTACCAAAAATCCTTAGTCTTCATCGTCCTCGTCCGTCGCCTTATTCTCCCAGGATTGCAGGGTTTCCAGCATTCTTGCGCTCACGGTCTTGCCCAAATGCGTATAGGCGGGCAACAGCGCCACGCGTCCGCGGGGGGTGCGCGCAATATACCCCAACTGCAACAGATACGGCTCGTACACGTCTTCGATGGTGCCCGCGTCCTCGCCCGTAGACGCCGCCAAGGTCTCCAACCCGACGGGGCCTCCGTTGTACTTCTCTATGATAGAGGTCAAAATGCGCCTGTCCACGTAGTCCAGACCCATCTCGTCTATATCCAAGGCGGCCAACGCCTCTTTGGCGTGTTTGATATTGATGACTTTGCTGCCCGCGTACTCGGCGAAATCGCGCACCCGCTTCAACAGCGTGTTGGCGATACGGGGCGTACCCCTGCTTCTTCGGGCCACCTCGTAGGCGGCTTCGTAGTCTATCTGCATATTCAACAGTCTTGCCGAGCGTTGCACGATCAAGGTCAATTCTTCGGGCGAATACAATTCCAAGCGGCAGGTTATGCCGAAGCGGTCGCGCAAAGGTCCCGTCAACATACCCGCGCGGGTGGTCGCGCCGATCAAGGTAAAGTGTTGCAGGCTCATACGCACGCTTCTTGCGGTCGGGCCTTTTCCCACCATAAAATCAATGCTGTAATCCTCCATCGCGGGGTACAGCATTTCCTCCGCCGTATGATTGAGGCGGTGTATTTCGTCGATAAACAGCACGTCCCCTTCTTCGAGGTTGGTCAAAAGCGCCGCCAGGTCCACGGCCTTTTCGATGGCGGGGCCAGACGTTATCTTGATATGCGAATCCATCTCGTTGGCGATGATATTGGCCAACGTGGTTTTGCCGAGGCCGGGAGGACCGTACAACAGCACGTGGTCGAGGCTCTCACCGCGCTTTTTCGCGCTGTGGATAAAGACGGACAAATTCGCCTTTATCTTGCTTTGTCCCACGTACTCGGCCATCGTGCGAGGTCTGAGTTCGTTCTCCTCGCGCTCTTCGTAGCTTTCCATACTGCTTGCGAACAGTTCGTCCATACCTTTCCCCCACTAAATGCGTTTCCAATTTTTCAACACGATGCGGATGATCTCGGCGGTATCGTCCGTCGTCTGCCGCGCCCGCAGCACCGTTTCGTACACGTCCGAACGCGCCAACCCCATACTTTCGAGGGCGGCGATAGCGTCCGCAGACGCGTTATCCACGGGCATATTGACGGCAGTTGTCCCCGTCGCCGCCGAGGTCAACAGCACGCTGTCCTCGCCCACGTTTTCTTTG contains:
- the queA gene encoding tRNA preQ1(34) S-adenosylmethionine ribosyltransferase-isomerase QueA, with the protein product MKTKDFWYDLPKELIAQHPVEPRDSSRMLVYHREGGEIEHRHFYDLPAYLKAGDVLVLNDTKVIPARLYGHRAGCEGNVECLLLKRLNYTDWECIAKPAKKLKVGVEVVFSDELRATVVGFGEEGIRIVRFAFEGVFEDILDRVGNMPLPPYITEKLENKDRYQTVYSRERGSAAAPTAGLHFTPELLEKIEGMGVEIAKVLLHVGLGTFRPVKEDDILEHKMHNEYYNVPQVAADVINRAKAEGRRVICVGTTSVRTLESAADETGNVKAGAGNTEIFIYPGYQWKVVDGLITNFHLPESTLIMLVSALLGREETLRVYDVAVKEKYRFFSFGDACLFL
- the ruvB gene encoding Holliday junction branch migration DNA helicase RuvB produces the protein MDELFASSMESYEEREENELRPRTMAEYVGQSKIKANLSVFIHSAKKRGESLDHVLLYGPPGLGKTTLANIIANEMDSHIKITSGPAIEKAVDLAALLTNLEEGDVLFIDEIHRLNHTAEEMLYPAMEDYSIDFMVGKGPTARSVRMSLQHFTLIGATTRAGMLTGPLRDRFGITCRLELYSPEELTLIVQRSARLLNMQIDYEAAYEVARRSRGTPRIANTLLKRVRDFAEYAGSKVINIKHAKEALAALDIDEMGLDYVDRRILTSIIEKYNGGPVGLETLAASTGEDAGTIEDVYEPYLLQLGYIARTPRGRVALLPAYTHLGKTVSARMLETLQSWENKATDEDDED